Within the Maribacter sp. BPC-D8 genome, the region GTAGAAAATTTATCTGATGTATTTTCAACGATACCTAAAATACCCTTGTCTGTAATAACACCCATATCTTGTACGATACTATCATTTTTACCTTTGTTGATAGTGATGTAGTTACGCTGGTCGGCATAACTGTTGTTGATGACACGACCTCTTACTACTTCATAGTCTACAGAAGTAGAATCTATTAGTGAAGGTGAAAGAACTACATTGTTAAAGAGCTTATCTCTAAGTCTTTTATTTTCTTCAACAAGCTTGTTGTTTTCTTCCCTTAAGCCAAAATATGAAGTTACATTATCTGAAAAAGTATAGATACTTCCTGAAATATAGTTAGAGGAATTTAAAAATTTAGATTGATGGTACGAATGCGATTGAAACGTAAAAATGCATGAAATCAATAACAGAAAAAGGTAAAGTAAGAATATCTTATACCTAATTAGAAAATTTATGATCTGTTGCATTCACCCTTAAATTTTTACTCGATAATCGAGATTTAAACCTGACTGCCGTTAGGCAAGCTACTTCGAGGCTTGCCTCGAAGTTCTATCAATATTCAATACTAAATTGCTCTTGAAATTTCTTCAAG harbors:
- the mreC gene encoding rod shape-determining protein MreC — translated: MQQIINFLIRYKIFLLYLFLLLISCIFTFQSHSYHQSKFLNSSNYISGSIYTFSDNVTSYFGLREENNKLVEENKRLRDKLFNNVVLSPSLIDSTSVDYEVVRGRVINNSYADQRNYITINKGKNDSIVQDMGVITDKGILGIVENTSDKFSTVQSILSDKSNINAKIKNSNHFGSLVWENTTDYNVVQLIDIPRLVPLTIGDTIVTGAMSSIFPENIPIGTIKRFDLDNSKSFYFIDVELFNDMTNIDNIYIIRNLNRKEVLELEAETEAND